A window of Juglans regia cultivar Chandler chromosome 7, Walnut 2.0, whole genome shotgun sequence contains these coding sequences:
- the LOC118348871 gene encoding anti-sigma-I factor RsgI2-like — protein MVGNTSTARALHLHRALHQHQSLPTSKHSTCTESSTCTGLSTCTGSPPTPSSPPTPSSPTAPVSLPAPSSPPALGSLPALSSPPAPSPQPALGSPPAQALHLHRALCLHWALRLDRALPYTEPSTCTGLSTCTEHSTCTELSPYTKLSNYTRLSPYMSSPPALSSQPALSSQPALNLH, from the coding sequence ATGGTGGGCAACACCTCAACCGCACGGGCCCTCCACTTGCACCGAGCCCTCCACCAGCACCAGTCTCTACCAACATCCAAGCACTCCACTTGCACCGAGTCCTCCACCTGCACCGGGCTCTCCACCTGCACAGGCTCTCCACCTACACCGAGCTCTCCCCCTACACCAAGCTCTCCAACTGCGCCGGTCTCTCTCCCTGCACCGAGCTCTCCACCTGCACTGGGCTCTCTGCCTGCACTGAGCTCTCCCCCTGCACCAAGCCCTCAACCTGCACTGGGCTCTCCACCTGCACAGGCTCTCCACCTACACCGAGCTCTCTGCCTGCACTGGGCTCTTCGCCTAGATCGAGCTCTCCCCTACACCGAGCCCTCGACCTGCACTGGGCTCTCCACCTGCACCGAGCATTCCACCTGCACTGAGCTCTCCCCCTACACCAAGCTCTCCAACTACACTAGGCTCTCACCCTACATGAGCTCTCCACCTGCACTGAGCTCTCAACCTGCACTGAGCTCTCAACCTGCTCTCAACCTGCACTGA
- the LOC109016231 gene encoding cyclic nucleotide-gated ion channel 1-like, translating to MDQQLRDPLVDRLKPVLYTQDSYIVREGDPVDEMLFIMRGNLATFTTNGGITGFFNTADLGDGDFCGEELLTWALYDQSSTTFPLSTRTVVAKAEVQAFALMAEDLKTMASQFRKLHNKELQHTFK from the coding sequence ATGGATCAACAACTGCGGGATCCACTGGTTGATCGTCTCAAGCCAGTACTTTACACACAAGACAGCTACATTGTTCGTGAAGGGGATCCAGTGGACGAGATGCTCTTTATCATGCGAGGAAACCTAGCCACTTTCACTACCAATGGTGGAATAACTGGTTTTTTCAACACTGCTGATCTTGGAGACGGTGACTTTTGTGGAGAAGAGCTTCTTACTTGGGCCCTATATGACCAGTCATCGACCACATTCCCCCTTTCAACAAGAACAGTGGTGGCAAAAGCAGAGGTTCAAGCCTTTGCTCTAATGGCCGAGGATTTGAAGACTATGGCTTCTCAGTTTCGGAAACTTCACAACAAGGAGTTGCAACACACTTTCAAGTAA
- the LOC108999371 gene encoding cyclic nucleotide-gated ion channel 1-like has product MLKAVIFSQYVPRLLRIYPLYVEVTRTSGILTETAWAGAAYNLFLYMLASHVVGAFWYLFGIERQVACWRKMCRNNITACPDQGFYCTAENQSEPHYLDKISHFCRIVEPDDQNENSINDPFDYGIFTKVLKSGVVESKYFLDKLSYCFWWGLRSLSSLGQNLDTSTYFWEIVFAVSIAIAGLVLFSLLIGNMQKYLQSTTVRVEEMRVRKTDAEQWMSQRMLPNNLRERVRRYEQYKWLETRGVEEENLIRNLPKDLRRDIKRHLCLDLLMKVPMFEKMDQQLWDPLFDRLKPVLYTKDSYIVREGDPVDEMLFIMRGNLATVTTNGGITSFFNTVELKAGDFCGEELLTWALYDQSSTTFPLSTRTVVAKAEVQAFALMAEDLKTVASQFRKLHSKELQHTFKFYSQQWRTWAACFIQSAWRRCSKKNHERALRDAENRLQYALANEAGTSASLGATIYASMFAARLLRALRRPKGGRTNTRAPQRVLQLLPPKPAVPDFSAEGH; this is encoded by the exons ATGTTGAAGGCAGTAATCTTCTCCCAATATGTGCCGAGGCTTTTGCGGATCTACCCACTATATGTAGAAGTAACTAGGACCTCTGGCATTCTGACTGAGACAGCATGGGCTGGAGCTGCTTATAATCTTTTCCTCTACATGCTAGCTAGTCAC GTAGTTGGAGCCTTTTGGTACTTGTTTGGCATAGAACGTCAGGTTGCTTGCTGGAGAAAAATGTGCAGGAACAATATTACAGCTTGTCCAGATCAAGGTTTTTACTGCACTGCTGAAAACCAGAGTGAACCTCACTATTTGGATAAAATTAGTCATTTTTGTCGAATTGTCGAACCAGATGATCAGAACGAAAACTCAATTAATGATCCCTTCGACTATGGAATATTTACCAAAGTTTTGAAGTCTGGAGTGGTGGAATCAAAATACTTTCTAGACAAATTGTCTTACTGCTTCTGGTGGGGATTGCGTAGTCTGAG TTCTCTAGGCCAAAACTTGGATACAAGTACATATTTCTGGGAGATAGTCTTTGCTGTTTCCATAGCCATCGCTGGGTTGGTCTTATTCTCATTACTTATAGGCAATATGCAG AAATATTTGCAATCCACAACAGTGAGAGTAGAAGAAATGAGAGTGAGGAAGACTGATGCAGAACAGTGGATGTCCCAACGTATGCTCCCTAACAACTTAAGGGAGCGGGTTAGACGATATGAGCAGTACAAGTGGCTAGAAACAAGAGGTGTGGAGGAAGAGAATCTCATCCGTAACCTTCCGAAGGATCTCAGAAGGGACATAAAGCGCCATCTTTGCCTCGATCTTCTTATGAAG gTGCCCATGTTCGAAAAGATGGATCAACAACTGTGGGATCCGCTGTTTGATCGTCTCAAGCCAGTACTTTACACAAAAGACAGCTACATTGTTCGTGAAGGGGATCCAGTGGACGAGATGCTCTTTATCATGCGAGGAAACCTAGCCACTGTCACTACCAATGGTGGAATAACTAGTTTTTTCAACACTGTTGAGCTTAAAGCCGGTGACTTTTGTGGAGAAGAGCTTCTTACTTGGGCCTTATATGACCAGTCATCGACCACATTCCCCCTTTCAACAAGAACAGTGGTGGCAAAAGCAGAGGTTCAAGCCTTTGCTCTAATGGCCGAGGATTTGAAGACTGTGGCTTCTCAGTTTCGGAAACTTCACAGCAAGGAGTTGCAGCACACTTTCAA GTTCTACTCCCAACAATGGAGAACATGGGCTGCCTGTTTTATCCAATCAGCATGGCGCCGCTGCTCTAAGAAAAACCATGAGAGGGCTTTGCGTGATGCTGAAAATAGACTACAATATGCTTTGGCAAATGAAGCTGGGACCTCGGCAAGTCTTGGTGCAACTATTTATGCATCAATGTTTGCTGCCCGTTTACTTCGAGCCTTGCGACGACCAAAGGGTGGACGCACCAATACCAGAGCGCCACAAAGAGTGCTACAGCTACTACCACCGAAGCCTGCTGTGCCAGATTTCAGTGCTGAAGGTCATTAA